AGGACAGGAGAATGTCAGATGCCTTTATCACTCATCTCTGTTGCCTTGAGATGGTGTCTCTCAACAACCCTTCCATTTTATCAGTTATACTGGCAGACTAGCAATACTCAGTTCTCCTCTCTccattccccacaggactgaggttacaggtgtgtgtgactacacacagctgtttatgtgaatgctggagaattaaactcaggccctcatgtctCCAACTACAAGCTCTTATCATCTTATGCAATCTGTATTTTCTCCTAGCACAGAACAGCAATTCATTTGACAATgcaatataattaaaaaataaccacAGATGCACATTATTTAGTAATATGGTGGAagttaaaaagaaactgaaaggaCCAGGAGAAACTGGCTCAGTAAGAGACTGGTAGGTGCttaagaacttttatttattttgcctctaAACCTTAAAGCATTATATGCTATTAGATGTCTTATTCCTGAGGTATTTGAAAcattaaatcaaaatattaattttttttgttttttgttttgtttttcaacataaggtctcactctagctaaggctgacctggaattcactatgtagtctcagggtggccttaaactcacagcgatcctcctactactgcctcccaagtgctgggattaaaggtgtgtgccaccatgcccatccaaaatattaataatatatattttttgttttgtttttggttttttgaagtaggatcttactgtagctcagactgacctagaactcactatgtagtcccaggctggcctcaaactcacagcagtcctcctacatcaacctcccaagtgctgggatcaaaggtgagCACTACTATGCTCAGCCAAATACAGTTTTTATAAGAGTGAAAGGCacacaaaatgaatttttaatttcagaAGTATTTGATTTTCAGAAATACCTGAAAATTTACTGATTTCATGATTCAATTTCACTCTATATAAGTgttgaataataaaaaatttcaagaattctttgtttcttttttcttttcttttcttttggattttcgaggtagggtctcactctagcccaggctgacctggaattaactctgtagtctcagggtggccttgaactcatggtgatcctcctacctctgcctcctgagtgctgggattaaaggcgtgcgccaccacgcctggcttctttgtttctttttaaggaaTCATAGTTgtacccacctctgccttctgtgaaCACTTTCTTCCTCTTGCTGCCCCACTTGATGCCCAGTTCCTGGCCATACTCATCCCCGTACCAGACTAGAAGCTCACTGCCTGGTCTGATCACCCGGCAGGTTCGGTAGAAGATCTGCCTATGATACTGGAAGGCCACCAGGTTCTGTTCCTCATCATCACGGGCACAGTTCACATACCTAGAATTGAGGCaggcaggcaaaaaaaaaaaaaaagaaagaaagaaagaaagaaagaaagaaagaaagaaagaaagaaagagaaagagagaaagaaagaaaagaaaagaagaagaaaggaaaggaaaggaaaggaaaggaaaggaaatattaGAATATTAGGTAATTCTTTTCCTGCATCTAGCCCTTTACTTGTAGATCAATTATCCTATGTTCTGATGCCTTCACTCCTTCTTCTACTCCTTTAGGAACTTTCTGTTCCCAGTACACATCTTTTCCAAGCTCATATACTACTAGCTACAAGTGCTTACCATGCTCATCTGGCCCAAATGCTTTCCCTTGAAAGTTCTCAGATTTCAAAGCTCAGTTCCAGACTTCCCCCACTGTTACTAGCTCCTCTAAACTCTAAATTAAATTTTGGTTTACACCGATGAATTTGCTGTTATTCATATATGCTGCTTCTAGATTAGCATACTTCATCCTGTACATATTCCAAGTTATTTCCTTTCTTTGCCCAGGTTTGATGCATCTTCCTTCCCCAGGTTCCTACAGGATCTTAGTGATCTCTTGGTCTTAGGAAGATAACATaataggattgtcatgagtttaaggccaccctgagactacatagtgaattccaagtcagcctgagctagtgtgaaccctacctcaaaacatcaacaacaacaaagaaaataggATGGGGGGGTGGGCAGTTCAGTTGCCAGAGTAACTGCCTAGTATAGACAAAGCCCTAGGTTTCACTGACAGCACTCCCTAAAACTGAGTGTGATGGCCCATTCATGTAATCAACAGTAGGAGGATTAGAGGGTCAGAAATTCAggctcatcctcagctacataacaagtttgaggccagtctgtgcaATATGAGTTTCTTCCCATGTGTGTGTTATATCACAGAAAATAGCTGTTTATTCATATTTTCTGTCCTCTGATCAAACAAGGCACCCTTATAGAAAAGTCctggggagctgggtgtggtggtgcaaacctttaatcccagcacttaggagggagaggtagaagagttgccatgagttcgaggccaccctgagacaacatagtgaattccagtcactGGGCGTGTGGCTTGCCATGATCGTGTAGTGGCTAGTACtttgcattgtgaattccaggtcagccagggttagggcaagcttacctcaggaaaaagaaaagtcttgGGGTACACAACATATTCAGCCACAGCTTTCCAAAACCCAGTGTTGATGTCTTTTCGAAACTAGGGAGATTACCTGCACTATGGAATAAAAATCCTTTGTTGTAGATTGTCTTGGCACCATGtacttctcaaaaagaaaataggaaaactaagaataaaaatataaactgggcatggtggtacaaacctttaaactcaacacttaggagggagaggattgctgtgagtttgaggccagcctgggagtacacagtgagttccaagtctgcctggtctggagtgagaccctaggacccaacctcaaaaaaactaaataaataaataaataaataaaaagtaaaaatatagagGCTTATGTTTACATATAGGAAGAATAGCCCAAACATGGCTCAAAGAAACAAAGATCTTGAGTGCTGAATTTAAGAatgtagaaaaataagaaagaaaattggaGCAGGGGAGATCACTCAAtgattaaaagtacttgtttgcaaagcctgacagcttgaaTTCAGTTCCTAACTACCCAcctaagtccagatgcacaaaatgacacatgtgtctggagttcctttgcaacagcaagaggcactggtgagTCTAtactctctttccaataaataaataaataagcaaataaaatttttaaaaattatagtcagaggctggagggatggcttagcagttaaggcatttgcctacaaagccaaaggacccaggttcaattctccaggacccatgttagccagatgcacaaggtggcacatgcatctagagttcgtttgcaaaggctggaggccctggagtggccattctctctgtccctctttctctctgtcaaataaataaataaaaattaaaattaaaaaaaaattttgaggtagggtctcactctagctcaggctgacctgaaattcactatgtagttcagggtggcctcgaactcatggtgatcctcctacctctgcctcccaagtgctgggattaaaggtgtgcaccaccacgcccagcaaaataaaaatatttttaaaaattacagtcagggatggagagatggcttagtggttaaggctcttgcctacaaaaaagcctaaggacccaggtttgattccccagtaaccatgtaagctagatgcacatggtggcacatgtatctagagttcctttgcagtggctagaggccctggcacactcattgtctctccctctgtctgctcttcgctctccctctttctctttttcaactaAATATATATAAGGACAAAAATTGTATGATCTGTTCAAGTAATGAAGTCTGTCTTCTGAACTGGAACACAGTAAATGTCTTACAAATGTTGAATAAAGTAAAATTCACTGTTCTCAACAAATTATGACTCTTCAAGGTTTACCCTGGCGACTCAACTTTGCTGATCATGgaaatttatattttggtttaaGTAAgtgataatatttatattttattttttcttgactgTTCATAATATGGAAGAGCACTCTAAAGaaaagaagtagggctggagagattgcttagcagttaaggcacttgcctgagaagtctaaggacccaggttaaattccccagcacccacataagccagaggcacaaggtggtgcatgcatctggagttcgtttgcagtggctggaggacttagcatgcccatattctctctgtgtctatctgcctctttatttctctcattctctctcaaatgaataaataggaaAGAAGAGCATGTAGGAACCATTGAGGGATATACGAGAAGATTGGAACCATGTTTGTGAGGGACAAATGTCCTATCTGAAACCTAGAAACCTATGGGCCTTACCTCATCCAGTTGGCTTGGGACTCATCCTTTCCATCCACATATTCATAGCAGTTTCTCCCCTTGGTGATCTgagtttcagaaaaataaattaaggctCTGGAGTGACAACTACAGAATCATGTCACTTCACTCTCATTAATGCTTTCTGAGCTTCATGGATTCAGACACCCATTATGATGCCACAAGACACTCCGAAATCACCATGTACCCATATGAGTGGATCTGTCCACTCAGAGGCCCCATGAAAACATACTTATTTGTCTCTATACCACTCTGTTCCTACTCACCTTCAGATATTTTCagatattgtttttttcttcttctttttggtgtgtgtatgactttttaagatagggtctcactctagcccaggctgacaagctgacctggaacttactatgtagtctcagagtggtctcaaactcacagtgatgctcctacttctgcctctcaaatgctgggattaaaggtgtgttccaccacacccagcgactTTCAGATCTTGAAATAGGATTTTCATTCAGTACATGGAACTAGCCATGTACTTGCATGTCTCACCAGAAGCACAGAAGGGATGTGGGGAGTCAGGGGATGAAGGAAAAGGAAGCATTTCTCACCATCCATGAATATCCACTGTTGGCTGCCTCTTCATCCTCAGTGATCTGGCCCTCATAGGGACCAAAATGCAGACCCACTGGCAGATCAGATGCCTCATTCCATACACCAAGGCCAGCATCAGGGATGCCTGATGGTCTGATTCTTAGCCCAGGGGGAAGACTGAGGGCTGAGCAGTTGGGATGTCCCTTGTTCACCAAACTGTCCTTTATAAATATAGGAGGTCCATGGATAGGACAACTGTTGATGAAGAAATTCTGACATTTCTCACAATCTGAGGTAAAAACAGCAGGGATTAGGAAAGATATGTGAATGCTCCAAGATCTAAATATCTTCAGAAAAAGCATAGCACTTATGATGTTCCCCCCTCATTTATGCTTCTCAAATCACTAAAGAGACAATTTAAGGGCCAAATGACCAGATGAATTATACCAGGACATAACAACCTTCTATAGGAACAGACCCTGATGGCCACTTACAGAGGTAGTCATCATCCTGGGGCTCGCTGACCTCTTCATATGCACGACCCTTTCTTTCTCGCAGGCTGTACATCTTTGcttcaacatattttcttgtgAGTTCTGAGTTGAAGAAGAGAGGTGAGTGAAGTTGATAATTTGGAG
This is a stretch of genomic DNA from Jaculus jaculus isolate mJacJac1 chromosome 9, mJacJac1.mat.Y.cur, whole genome shotgun sequence. It encodes these proteins:
- the LOC101610194 gene encoding histone-lysine N-methyltransferase PRDM9-like, with product MNDDRLKNESRKGDARRPERKTKVKDEFKDISIYFSKEEWAEMGEWEKIRYRNVKRNYKMLISIGLKAPQPAFMCHQRQAIKLQMGDSEDSDEEWTPRKQVNPPRVAFRVEQTKQQKGMPRVPLSDESSLKKLSGTANLLNTSDSEHDQKLVSSPGEASTSGQHSGRKLDKKLTRKYVEAKMYSLRERKGRAYEEVSEPQDDDYLYCEKCQNFFINSCPIHGPPIFIKDSLVNKGHPNCSALSLPPGLRIRPSGIPDAGLGVWNEASDLPVGLHFGPYEGQITEDEEAANSGYSWMITKGRNCYEYVDGKDESQANWMRYVNCARDDEEQNLVAFQYHRQIFYRTCRVIRPGSELLVWYGDEYGQELGIKWGSKRKKVFTEGRGGYNYDSLKRNKE